A region from the Rosa rugosa chromosome 6, drRosRugo1.1, whole genome shotgun sequence genome encodes:
- the LOC133714376 gene encoding uncharacterized protein LOC133714376, with amino-acid sequence MTTRIAPGVGANLLGQHSAERNQDATAYVGNLDPQVSEELLWELFVQAGPVVNVYVPKDRVTNLHQGYGFVEFRSEEDADYAIKVLNMIKLYGKPIRVNKASQDKKSLDVGANLFVGNLDPDVDEKLLYDTFSAFGVIVTNPKIMRDPETGNSRGFGFISYDSFEASDAAIEAMNGQYLCNRQITVSYAYKKDTKGERHGTPAERVLAASNPTSKSRPHTLFASGPPTLPNGSQANGTMGAPVPPRPFANGGVGPGLIPPLRPQPPQGMAFPPMQMAVQPTWQGQPQQPGQPMMPPPPMQQFRPAPPNMPPPPPQAAPAPPRPLPPPMAMGNQQQMWRPPPPPQMRPPNMQHASMPPPPPLNNPPLPPPPMS; translated from the exons ATGACGACTCGAATTGCTCCGGGAGTCGGAGCCAACTTGCTCGGTCAACACTCCGCCGAGAGAAACCAAGACGCCACTGCTTACGTCGGCAATCTCGACCCTCAG GTTAGTGAAGAATTGCTGTGGGAGCTGTTTGTTCAAGCTGGCCCTGTTG TTAATGTGTATGTTCCCAAAGATAGAGTTACGAACCTGCATCAAGGATACGGATTCGTGGAGTTTCGAAGCGAAGAGGATGCTGATTAT GCAATCAAGGTGCTTAATATGATCAAGCTTTATGGAAAGCCAATTCGAGTAAATAAG GCTTCCCAAGATAAAAAGAGCTTGGATGTAGGGGCAAACCTTTTCGTCGGAAATCTTGATCCT gaCGTGGATGAGAAACTTCTCTATGATACTTTCAGTGCATTTGGAGTCATAGTTACAAACCCAAAG ATAATGAGAGACCCTGAAACTGGGAACTCCCGTGGATTTGGCTTCATTAGCTATGATTCCTTTGAGGCATCTGATGCAGCTATTGAG GCAATGAATGGCCAGTATTTGTGCAATCGTCAAATAACAGTCTCATATGCATATAAGAAAGATACTAAAGGGGAGCGTCATGGTACTCCGGCAG AGAGAGTTTTGGCTGCTAGCAATCCTACATCTAAGAGCCGGCCTCACACACTGTTTGCTAGTGGGCCTCCAACACTTCCCAATGGTTCTCAGGCCAATGGTACCATGGGTGCTCCAGTGCCTCCGCGTCCCTTTGCAAATGGCGGTGTTGGTCCAGGTCTGATTCCGCCGCTTCGTCCACAGCCCCCCCAAGGTATGGCTTTCCCGCCGATGCAGATGGCTGTTCAACCAACTTGGCAAGGTCAGCCTCAACAACCAGGTCAACCAATGATGCCTCCACCGCCAATGCAGCAGTTCAGACCTGCTCCCCCGAACATGCCGCCACCCCCTCCACAGGCAGCTCCAGCTCCTCCACGGCCGCTTCCACCTCCTATGGCTATGGGCAACCAACAACAGATgtggcggccaccacctccccCTCAAATGAGGCCTCCTAACATGCAACACGCATCAATGCCGCCACCTCCCCCACTTAACAACCCACCCCTACCGCCGCCACCTATGAGTTGA